The window GGCCGGTTCTAGACTCGCGGCCAATAGTACGCCTTCGGCCGTTGCGACGGCCAAGGTATCGCAGGGTTTGATCGGAAGGACGGAACATGAATCTGCAAAACATTGGCGTGATCGGCGCGGGCACCATGGGCAACGGCATTGCGCAAGTCTGCGCGCTGGCCGGCTTCAACGTGACCTTGATCGACATCTCCGACAGCGCTCTGCAAAAGGCGCTGGCCACCGTCGGCAAGAACCTTGACCGGCAGATTGCCAAGGAAACCCTGACCGAGTCGCAAAAGCTCGACGCCCTCGCCAGGATCCGCACCAGCACCGATTACAGCAGCCTGCAGAACGTGCAGATGGTGATCGAAGCCGCCACCGAAAACCTCGACCTGAAACTGCGCGTGCTGCAACAGATCGCCGCGCAGGTCAGCGCCGAGTGCGTGATCGCCTCCAACACCTCGTCGCTGTCGATTACGCAACTCGCCGCCAGCGTCAGCCATCCTGAGCGTTTCATCGGCCTGCACTTCTTCAACCCGGTGCCGGTGATGGGTCTGATCGAAGTGATCCGCGGCCTGCAAACCAGCGACGCGACCCACGCCCTGGCATTGGACATGGCCACCACCCTCGGTAAAACCGCGATCACCGCCGGCAACCGCCCGGGCTTTGTGGTGAATCGGATTCTGGTGCCGATGATCAACGAAGCGATCCTGGTGTTCCAGGAAGGCCTGGCCAGCGCCGACGACATCGACGCCGGCATGCGCCTGGGCTGCAACCAGCCAATCGGCCCGCTGGCGTTGGCCGACCTGATCGGTCTGGACACCGTGCTGGCGATTCTCGAAGCCTTCTACGACGGCTTCAACGACAGCAAATACCGCCCCGCTCCACTGCTCAAGGAAATGGTCGCCGCCGGCTACCTGGGACGCAAGACAGGACGTGGCTTCCATGCCTATGCCTGAGCGTTGCTCGCGCTTCGCCGAGTACCGGGACAAAGTGCTGGAGTTGTTCGCCAGCAAGGGGTTCGGGCAGGTTGGCATGCGTGAGCTGGCAACGTGCCTGGGACTGTCCCCGGGCTCGTTGTATCACCATTACCCGAGCAAGCAGCACTTGCTGCTCGACCTGATCGAAGAGTTCTACGAAGAACTGTTGTCGACCCTGGGGCGCATCGATCAAAAGGCCTCGGCCAAACGCGACAAACTGCCCAACCTGATCCGCGCTCACCTGAATCTGCACCGGGAAATGCCCTGGCATTTTCGTCTGGCGGAACGCGATAGCGGCTGCCTGAACGACGAGCAACAAGCGCGTGTTCGCCAGTTGCGCGAGCAATACGAGCGCAAGCTGTTGAAGATGCTCGGCGCCCCGCCCCGTCTCGGCGAACAGGGGTTGATCGCCGCCGGACACGCCATCGCCAACTTGCTCAACAGCGCGCCCGGTTGGCTGGGGCAACATCCGCTGGATGAAGCGCAGCGCGATGAGTTACTGGAAAACATGGTGATCGGTGCAGTCGAGCGCTTGCTGCGCCCGTCTTCCAGCGTGCGCGCGGTAGCTTAAAGTTTCCAGGCAATAAGCTTCTGCGCTTACATAGAAAAAACGTCTAAACAAACCCGGCACATCCCCGCATCTAACGCTTTGCTACTTGGAGTCGATTCAAAGGCCAATGTGGGTCTCCACCCACGGTTACCGGGAGCAAAACATGAAAATCAATCCCTACCTCATCTTCAACGGCGACTGCAAAGCCGCTTTCACCTTCTATGAGCAAGCCCTGCCAGGCCAGATCGAACTGATGATGACCTTCGGCGAAAGCCCGGCGCGGGAGCACTTTCCCGCGGACTACAACAACCTGATCATCCATACCCGCCTGGCGGTGGGCGATCAGGCGATCATGGGGTCGGACACCACACCGGATCGCCCGACTGATGACATGAGCGGGTGTTCGGTGTCGCTGAATGTCGACAGCATTGCCGAAGCCGAGCGTGTCTTCGGCGCCTTGGCGGAAGACGGCAACGTGCAAATGCCACTGGAAAAGACTTTCTGGGCGGCGCGTTTCGGGATGCTGGTAGACCGGTTTGGTGTGTCGTGGATGGTGAATTGCGAAAAGGATCAGTGACTGTTCAGGCCTGAAAAAGCCCGACCTGAAAGGGTTGGGCTGACGCAGAATGTCTATCCCTTCACACACACCACCTGCCGCAAGGTGTGCAGCACTTCCACCAGTTCCCGCTGGGCGTGCATGACGTGGTCGATGTCTTTGTAGGCCATCGGTATTTCATCGATCACCGACGCATCCTTGCGGCACTCGACATGGGCGGTTGCGCGGATCTGGTCGGCGACGGTGAACAGACTTTTCGCTTTGGTGCGGCTCATGACGCGACCGGCGCCGTGGCTGCAGGAACAGAATGACTGCTCGTTACCGAGCCCGCGAACGATGAAACTCTTAGCGCCCATCGATCCCGGAATGATCCCCAACTCGCCCTTCTGCGCCGACACCGCGCCCTTGCGGGTGACCAGAATCTCCTGACCGAAGTGCCGCTCTTTCTGCACGTAGTTGTGGTGGCAGTTCACCGCTTCCAGGGCGACTTCGAACGGTTTGCTGATCACTTTGCGAGTTGCCTGAATCACCGCGTGCATCATCAATGCCCGGTTCTGTCTGGCGAAATCCTGGGCCCAACCGACAGCTTCGACGTAATCGTCAAAATGCCGGCTGCCTTCCTCGAAATACGCCAGGTCGCGGTCTGGAAGATTGGCAATGTGCTGGCGCATGTCGGCCTGAGCCAATTGAATGAACAGGTTGCCAATGGCGTTGCCGACACCGCGTGAGCCGCTGTGCAGCATGAACCAGACCCGGTTGGTTTCATCCAGGCACACTTCGATGAAATGGTTACCGCTGCCCAACGTGCCCAAGTGCCCGCGGTTGTTGGTGTTGGCGAGTTTCGGGTATTTGTCGGTGATCGCCTTGAACCGTGGGTTCAACGCAGCCCACGCCTGATCGGCCTGTTTCGGAACGCTGTCCCAGGCCCCTTTGTCCCGCATGCCACGACCGACGGTGCGGCCGTGGGGCACGGCTTTTTCGATGGCGCAGCGCAACCCGTGCAGGTTGTCCGGCAAATCCGCGGCGGTTAGCGACGTGCGCGCGGCGATCATGCCGCAGCCGATGTCCACGCCGACGGCGGCCGGAATGATCGCGCCCACGGTCGGAATCACGCTGCCAATGGTCGAGCCCTTGCCCAGGTGCACGTCGGGCATCACCGCCAGGTGTTTGAAGATGAACGGCATCTTCGCGGTGTTGATCAATTGCTGCCTGGCTTCGCTTTCTACCGGGACGCCTTCGGTCCAGAGCTTGATCGGTTTGCCGTGGGCGACTTCCAGCAGTTGGTAGCTCTGCTTTTGCATGATGTCCGGTCTTTTCTCAACTGCCTGCACCGCCATGTGCTTCCTCAAAGAAGTAATCTTTCCAGCTGTCAGCCTTGTTTTTCAGCACGCCTAGCGCTTGCAGCTGCTCGGCGTTGATAAAGGTGCGCTGTGGCACCACGGTAAAGTCGATTTCGGGGTCTGCGACAATTTTCTCTACCAATGGCAAGGATAGTTTCGATTGCTCCACGCGGATATGGGTCTGCGCAGATGTTGATATTCGAACGGGCTCATCAGAGCGTGGCGTGGTGTATGTGCGCGTCCATGTCTGGACCAGCCAAGAACTCCGTGGCAACCATTCGTCGCCTATGAAATCCGGCGCACAAAAGGCGGCCCTGTCTGGCTTAGCGATTGCACAAGCCGTTCCTTGGCAGCCCCAGAACGACGTAATTCTGACGCGGCAGCAATCTAATCAATGCTTGGTCAGTCCCCCCGGAGATGTAACGTGTCAACTCTTAATGAAATCGCAGCGAACCACGCGAGAAAAATGGCTATGGCAAAGGCAGAAGAGTCGACCGGGCTGAGTGAGCGACACCTTCAAATCGTCGGTAGTGTCGAAATCCGCACCAGTGATGAGCAACCGCACGTTCCACTGCACTTCATCACCGTGGTGCAGGACAGCCACATCGCCCAAGTGGCCGGCTACTGACACTGCCCCTGACGAGATCAAAACCCGGCGCGATGCCGGGTTTTTCTTTGATTGCTTGTTATCACCCCGAAGTCCTCTCGGTAAAGCCTTGCCCGCAATTTGCGCCGACGCAGCCTAAACTCAACTGACCACGAGCTCGCTGGCGATTGGCGGATGAGGCAGGGTCATGTTCGAAATATCAGAGGTGACGCGGGTTAAGCGCTTCGCCGCAAACACGGTTGGCCAAGATTTTGCCGTCGGCGACATACATGGCCACTTCACTCGGTTGCAGGCTGCTCTGGATGCAGCCAGGTTCAACCCCTCGGTTGATCGCCTGTTCAGCGTTGGCGACCTTATAGACCGCGGGCCCGAGTGCTGTGACGCGCTCAAATGGCTGGACGAGCCGTGGTTCCACCCCGTGTGCGGCAACCATGACGACTATGTGGTTCACTTCGATACCTGTGACGTCGATAGCTGGATCTTCAACGGCGGCTTATGGTTTACGGGCCTGTCGCTGTCCGAGAAGAAAGAGTTCGCCACGAAGTTTGCCGAGTTGCCTATTGCAATTGAAGTCGAAACAGCACAAGGCCTGATTGGGATCGTGCATGCCGATTGTCCGTTTCCATCATGGGGGCAGTTGGTCGGTGAACTGGAATCGCCAGAGAGCAGCCAGCGCCTGTTGCAGGTGCAGAACCGTTGCATGTGGTCACGAAACCGGCTCGAGCAGAAAGAAACGCAGGGCGTTGAGGGATTGCGTGCGCTGATTGTCGGGCATACGCCAATACGTAAACCGGTCAGGCTTGGCAATGTGATGCATATCGACACGGCTGGCTGGAAGCCGGATGCAGGCTATTTCACCCTTTTGGATCTCGATACGCTCGAAGCTGCGGCTTGACGTTTTTTTGTCAGTTCAGGTGTCGCGCCCTTGTACCGCTCGTCCTGGCGTCAGCACGTTCACCGTCCGCGCACTTCAAATGCATACATCCACTCGCACGGCAGGCGCAAACCATGAACAGCAAAATTGCCGCTATTACACTCGCTGGCCTCCTGTCGGTCTGCTCGCTTTACACGCTCGCGGCCGAGAAGGTGACGGAGGACGCCACTATTCCACCAAGTGCTCTTCCGGGGCTTAACCAGGGGGGCGAGTCCAACAAGGAAAAGGCGGACAAAAAGGGTGAGGAAGCTGCGGGGTCTAATTCTGGTGCGGAGTCGCAGGAGATCGAAAAAGATGCGGCTAGCTCGAGTGGCTCGGGCGATGAGCAAACAAAGCCGAAGCAGTAACCGGTGAGCCCCTGGTCCGTATTAATGGAGCGTCGCAACCCTGCGACTTTCGCCAATCCTGATTCGGTCCAGTGCCCGGTTTAGCGAATTCAAGGCATCGAGGAGGGCTTTCGCCTCAACTTCCCGGCCTTCACCCCAAAGGCGTTCTGCCATTTTGTTCAGGGCCTGGATGGAGCGCTCGATTTCAGCAGCAGTCGCTGCTTTGTTTTCCGGCTGTTTTTTCAACATTGAGTAACCCTTTGCTTCAATTGCCAGCTCAAGCGTATCGGCCACTGGAATACATTGATCTGATCCGTTGAGGCTATAACGCCAGCCACGGTTGTCTTTCCGCTCTGGTGCAGCTTATCGCGATCATACGCTGGTAGAGGGCTATGGCCCTCGAAGGCTCCCGAGACTGAAACAGTGACGAAACCCCCATCGAATCGCCAGAGCCCAGCAACTCGAAAAGATACAGGTTGCTGAGGTTCTTGCACTGCTCCAGGCGGTCAGCCTCGGTTGTGGGCATTGGCACCGCATCGACCTGCTTCTCAAATTCAGTCTTTTCCTTTGGGGCACTGCTACAACCCAAGAGAAACGTCGCCAGCAAGAGATTCGCAATGTGAGGTGTGCATATCTTCAATTCCATTTGAGTCCGGCGCCGATGTAGAAATCTGGAAGCCCGATAACCAATAATACGGCCGAGCGCGTCCGAGAAGGTCCGGGCGAGAGCTCGGCTCTGATCAGGTTTTCAGCATGACTTCAACAATCCCCCTCCCCAACCATCAATGACTGAGCATCTCCAACGGACAACTACGGATGATCGATTCGACTCGCTCGGCACTCATCTCAAATTCCTTGAACCATTGCCCGCTCATCTCCAACCACGGACGGATGTCTGGCTGGCTGGTTTGGCCCAAGTCCGAACTGTAGATCACTCGGGGTACGTCGCGCAGCACTTTGGAAAAGTCTTCCTTGCTCTGATAGCCGAGCAGGTAGGTCAGTGCGGTCTGCTCGATGTACAGAGAAGGCAGGCTGCCCAAGTCCAGAAGGTCTTGCGCGTTCAGGCCAGTCAGTGGGTTGGCGGGCTGGTTGAGCATCAGGCGTGGCACTTGCAGTCGATCGGCCGCTTCCACCAGACGCAGAACCTCTTCGCGGTTGGCATGTCCGGTGGAGATCACCACCGGATAGTCGCGGCTCATGCGCAGCAGCTCCAGCGTGGCGAGGTTCAGCTGACCGCTGCTATCGCTGACGGTCAGCGGTTTGATCGGTCGCTCAGTCAGGATTGAGTGACTGAGTGAGCGGGCCAGCCGACTGGTATGTGAACGGCCGGTCACGGTGGGCAGGTGCACGACAAAACGCAGGTCGACGGCACCGTGCTGGCACAGCGAACGTTCAACCACCCGCCAATCAAGGCCGCCGGCGATTTCATTGAGCACGATTGAACCGGACACCGGCAGTCCTTGCTCGCGGGCCTCCCAGGCTTGGGCGGCGGTGCAGCCCAGGTGATTTTTGAGCACCACCCAACCGTCCAGCGCCTGGTAATGGTGACCGGCCTGCAGCGCGCTATGGCGACGCAAATATGCATCAGGGCCGGCGTGGTAATGAACATCAATAAAGCGTGCGCGGGAGGCCGGGGCGGCGGCGGTCGAAGCACTCATGCATGAGCCTCCAGATCGATTCCCAGGTGTGCTCGCACACTGGCGCGCACTCGCGCAAGGTCATCGAGCAACGGTCGCATCCCGGCACCGGGAACGCTGACGGCCAGATGCTGCGCGGAGGTCTTGAAGCTGACATTGGTGGCCCTGACCAATTGGGAGTCCGCGCCGAAGATGCTCAACAGGCGTCCCGGCCAGGCCGCCACTTGAGACTCCACGTTGAGTTCGCTCAACAAACGAAAGCCTTGATCCAGACGTCGCCCGGCCTGTTCGTCGGCGCTCGCCAGCGCATCGGGTTGGCGCACTGGCGGCTTCACATGAGCCGGCAGCACCCATTGATCGAGCAGCATCAGCGCGGTGTCGACATCACCGGCGCTGGCCAGCTCGGCCATCGTCCCCAGTCGGCGATCCAGGACTTTGTCGGCCTTGGTCGGTGAAGAGATCAGCAACGCCCGCGCCACTTGCTGGCCCACGGTGGTAGCGAGCAACCCCTGAACCACTGCCCCGCCCAGCGCCGAACCGGCGATCAGGGCAATGGGCCCAAGCGGCTCGAGCACCGCGGCCCAGCGCTGGGTGAAGCTGACAAAATCCTCCTGCTCTTCGGCCAGTAGCGAGAGCGTGTCAAAGATGATGACCCGATAGCCTTTGTCGACCAGCGACTGGGTCAATGGAGCAAAAAACTGTCCCTGGTCCCAGGCGGGCATGACCGGCGACATCACCACGACCAGTTCCGGGCCCAGACCAAACTGCACATGTACGGGGGCATTGCTGTTCATATCGATTCCTTTCCAGAAGAACACGCGCAGATCGCGTCAATCAAACAGTTTGCGGGCGCCACGCAGGGCCTGTTCCGCGCCGCGCAAGGTCTGTTCGACGATGGTGGCAGCGGGCAAGACATCATTGACCAGGTCGGCGACTTCACCCGCCCAGATCGCGCGGACTTGCGTGTTGTCTTCGCGCAGCGCCTGGGCGTAGTCCTCGCCGACACTGGCCGGGGCCTTCACCAGTTCGTGCTCGAAACCCAGCCAGCGGGCAGTGAAGTCGTTGGCCAGCGCTCGACCGCTGTACTGCTCTGGCCACTCAATACCCCGCACAAGGTCAAACGCGCGAGTGCGCACGGTATCGCCAGCGGTGGCCCGGACCAGCCGTTGCTTGAGTTTGTTGGATGGCAGCGCCTCTTCACTGGCCAGAAACCGCGTGCCCATCATCACCCCATCGGCGCCAAGCAACAGGGCAGCGGCCAGACCTCGGCCATCGGCAATACCGCCGGCGGCGATCAGTACCACGTCGTCGCCCACCGCATCGCGCACGGCCGGGATCAATGGAAACGATGCCCGTCGCAGACTGTGCCCGCCGGCTTCGGCGCCTTGCACGATCAGCGCATCGGCACCGGCCTCCAGGGCCGCCAGCGCCTGATCGACGTCATGCACCTGAACGATGGCCAGCGCCCCGCTCTGCTTGATCGGAGCGATAAAAGGCCGGGCATCGCCAAACGACAAGGCGACCACGCTGGGCCGATAAGACAGGGCCAGCTCCAGCAGTTCGAAGCGCTTGGCCACGGTGAACATCACCAAGCCAACGCCCCAAGGTTCCTTGACGTCTTTCATCAGCTCCAGTTCGGTTTTCATCCAGTCCGGATCGCCATAGCTGGCGCCCACCAGACCGAGCCCGCCGGCCCGTGAAACCGCAGCGGCCAGTCGTCCGCCGGCAGCACCGCCCATGGGCGCCAGGACCACCGGGTTGGCGGTTTTAAGCAGTCGAGTCAGCGCAGAGTCGAAATTGCTCACGGTGTATCTCCTTGATGTACCGATAAAAGAATTCGCCGAGCGGCAAGCCCGCGACGCGCAACGTGCGCGGGCCTGCACCTCGCTTAAACGAGCGCCGCGGCTACCGGGGCGTAGGCTGCCGGGATGTAATCGTTGACCTTGTACAAGTGGAACTCCCAAGTACCGGTCTCTTTCAATCGGTTGTAGCGGCTCAGGAATTGCTCATCGGAAAACAGCGAGTCGAACTCTTCTTTGCTGCTCCATTGCGCCTGGTTGATCACCGTCTTGCCGTCGATGCTTTTGAACAGGCGGCTCCACTGGAACGACGGATAAGCCTGCGCCACGTAGCTCACTGCCGAGCGCAGTACATCGAGGGCGGCGTCCTGTTGGCCTTCGAAGACATGCACGACGTTAACCAGAAAAATCGCATCGCTCTCGTCGGGTGTCGGTGCTTCGAATTTAGTCAGGTTGTTCATGGTTGCCTCCTGGCAAACGTAGGTTAAAAAGTTGTCGCGACTCAGTGAGTCAGCGCGCAAGACTGTGCCGGTTTACCGTCCTGCCAGAGCAGCGGTGAAATGCGTTCGGTGACCAGCGAGCGCTCGACCCGACCGACAATCACCTCGTGGGTGGCGTAGGTCAGTCGGGCATCCACGCTGCAAAACAGCGTGGCTTGCGCGTCAGGCAGATACGGCAAGTCGTCGAACGCTGCCCAGTCACCATGTTCGAAACGCGCATGTCCCTTAAGCTGGCCGGCAAATACGCCGACCAGTTGGCTTTGCGCCGCATCGAGCAGATTCACGCTGAACCGTTGATTGGTCAGCAACGGCTCACACAGACTGGCCGAGCGGTTGATGCAGATCAGCAGCGAAGGCGGATCGGTACACAATGAGCTGACCGCCGTGGCGACCATGCCGCTACGTGCATCGCCAACGCCGGTGGCGATGATCGAAACCGTGCTGGTCAGGCGCCGCATGGCCCGCTTGAAGTCCTCGGCCGGCTCCGGATCCAACGATTCGACGGCCAGCGCCAAAGCGCTTCGGGCGCTCATGCCACCGCTCCAATGATCCGTCGAGCGCTGTTGTGGGGCTGGCGCAGACCGGCGTCTTCCATGCGTGGCAAGACATCTTCGAGAAACTCGTCGAGGCCACTTTTGTAGTCGAGCCAAGTCAGGCAGATACCGTCAATGCCCAAGTCGCTGTAACGCTGGAACTGCTCGGCGATCATTTCGGCGGTGCCCACCAATGGCACCCCGGCGAAACCGGCCTTGAAGTGGAAGCGGAAGCGCTCGGCGTCTTCGGTGCTGGCGAACATCCCGCTCTGGATACCAATCTCCGACGTGACGTTATCCAGTGCGACTTCATCGCCATGCTGATTCACGTAGTAGTCGAGGTACTTCTCGGCTTCCTCGAGCGTGTCTTTCTGCACAACATAGGAGTAGACCCAGATCTGGATCTCGCGGCCATACTCCAGACGCGCCAGGTCGCGGTAGGCCTTGATCTGCGCGCGAATGGTGTCGTCGTCATCTTCGTGCTTGAGGATCAGGAACGCGGCGTCGCAATGCTCGGCACAAAACCGGCGACCGCGCTCGGAACCACCGGCATTCATCAGGAACGGTTGGTTGAGCGGTTTGGGTTGGGCGAAACCTTGGGCAATGTTGAAGAAGTCGCCCTTGAAGTCGAAATTGGCCGGCTCGTTCCAGGCCATCCTGGCGACGTTCAGCCACTCATCGGCATGGTCGTAGCGCCGGTCATGTTCCAGCTGCACGCCGCCGTTGAACATGCCCATTTCTTTACCGTACCACCCGCAGATCATGTTCAGACCGAAGCGGCCACCGCTGATATGGTCGATGGTCGCGGCCTGCTTGGCCGCGAACAACGGGTGCACGGTCGATAGGTGCGAGGTGGTAAACAGGGCGATCTGTTCGGTCACCGACGCCAGCCCCGCGGCCCAGGTGTAGGTTTCGAAAGACACGCCCATCGGGTCGCTCGCGCCACCCCAGCCGCGCCAGCGCCCTACTGGCAGCAGCAACTCAAGGCCGGCCTTGTCGGCTTTTTTGGCGATTTCCAGGTTGCCACTCCAGTCGCTGGCGTTTAAGCGCTCCGGGACGGTGGTCAGGGTGCAACCCCCTTCGATATTGAGCGCGAACACCCCCAGCTTGATTTTGTTGGTGCTGCTGCGCATCGGATTGGTCTTTACCAAATGGTTCGAAGTCATCTCTCTTCTCCTTTAGTGAGCGTCATGTGCCGTTTCGCCTGACGCCTCTTCATCGCACGCAGGTAGGCCGCTCAGGCTGCGCTCGGGGTCTTGGCCTCAG is drawn from Pseudomonas sp. 31-12 and contains these coding sequences:
- a CDS encoding antibiotic biosynthesis monooxygenase — translated: MNNLTKFEAPTPDESDAIFLVNVVHVFEGQQDAALDVLRSAVSYVAQAYPSFQWSRLFKSIDGKTVINQAQWSSKEEFDSLFSDEQFLSRYNRLKETGTWEFHLYKVNDYIPAAYAPVAAALV
- a CDS encoding 3-hydroxybutyryl-CoA dehydrogenase, which encodes MNLQNIGVIGAGTMGNGIAQVCALAGFNVTLIDISDSALQKALATVGKNLDRQIAKETLTESQKLDALARIRTSTDYSSLQNVQMVIEAATENLDLKLRVLQQIAAQVSAECVIASNTSSLSITQLAASVSHPERFIGLHFFNPVPVMGLIEVIRGLQTSDATHALALDMATTLGKTAITAGNRPGFVVNRILVPMINEAILVFQEGLASADDIDAGMRLGCNQPIGPLALADLIGLDTVLAILEAFYDGFNDSKYRPAPLLKEMVAAGYLGRKTGRGFHAYA
- a CDS encoding nitronate monooxygenase family protein, with protein sequence MSNFDSALTRLLKTANPVVLAPMGGAAGGRLAAAVSRAGGLGLVGASYGDPDWMKTELELMKDVKEPWGVGLVMFTVAKRFELLELALSYRPSVVALSFGDARPFIAPIKQSGALAIVQVHDVDQALAALEAGADALIVQGAEAGGHSLRRASFPLIPAVRDAVGDDVVLIAAGGIADGRGLAAALLLGADGVMMGTRFLASEEALPSNKLKQRLVRATAGDTVRTRAFDLVRGIEWPEQYSGRALANDFTARWLGFEHELVKAPASVGEDYAQALREDNTQVRAIWAGEVADLVNDVLPAATIVEQTLRGAEQALRGARKLFD
- a CDS encoding LLM class flavin-dependent oxidoreductase, with the protein product MTSNHLVKTNPMRSSTNKIKLGVFALNIEGGCTLTTVPERLNASDWSGNLEIAKKADKAGLELLLPVGRWRGWGGASDPMGVSFETYTWAAGLASVTEQIALFTTSHLSTVHPLFAAKQAATIDHISGGRFGLNMICGWYGKEMGMFNGGVQLEHDRRYDHADEWLNVARMAWNEPANFDFKGDFFNIAQGFAQPKPLNQPFLMNAGGSERGRRFCAEHCDAAFLILKHEDDDDTIRAQIKAYRDLARLEYGREIQIWVYSYVVQKDTLEEAEKYLDYYVNQHGDEVALDNVTSEIGIQSGMFASTEDAERFRFHFKAGFAGVPLVGTAEMIAEQFQRYSDLGIDGICLTWLDYKSGLDEFLEDVLPRMEDAGLRQPHNSARRIIGAVA
- a CDS encoding flavin reductase family protein; the encoded protein is MSARSALALAVESLDPEPAEDFKRAMRRLTSTVSIIATGVGDARSGMVATAVSSLCTDPPSLLICINRSASLCEPLLTNQRFSVNLLDAAQSQLVGVFAGQLKGHARFEHGDWAAFDDLPYLPDAQATLFCSVDARLTYATHEVIVGRVERSLVTERISPLLWQDGKPAQSCALTH
- a CDS encoding TetR/AcrR family transcriptional regulator translates to MPMPERCSRFAEYRDKVLELFASKGFGQVGMRELATCLGLSPGSLYHHYPSKQHLLLDLIEEFYEELLSTLGRIDQKASAKRDKLPNLIRAHLNLHREMPWHFRLAERDSGCLNDEQQARVRQLREQYERKLLKMLGAPPRLGEQGLIAAGHAIANLLNSAPGWLGQHPLDEAQRDELLENMVIGAVERLLRPSSSVRAVA
- a CDS encoding VOC family protein — translated: MKINPYLIFNGDCKAAFTFYEQALPGQIELMMTFGESPAREHFPADYNNLIIHTRLAVGDQAIMGSDTTPDRPTDDMSGCSVSLNVDSIAEAERVFGALAEDGNVQMPLEKTFWAARFGMLVDRFGVSWMVNCEKDQ
- a CDS encoding alpha/beta hydrolase translates to MNSNAPVHVQFGLGPELVVVMSPVMPAWDQGQFFAPLTQSLVDKGYRVIIFDTLSLLAEEQEDFVSFTQRWAAVLEPLGPIALIAGSALGGAVVQGLLATTVGQQVARALLISSPTKADKVLDRRLGTMAELASAGDVDTALMLLDQWVLPAHVKPPVRQPDALASADEQAGRRLDQGFRLLSELNVESQVAAWPGRLLSIFGADSQLVRATNVSFKTSAQHLAVSVPGAGMRPLLDDLARVRASVRAHLGIDLEAHA
- a CDS encoding RtcB family protein codes for the protein MQKQSYQLLEVAHGKPIKLWTEGVPVESEARQQLINTAKMPFIFKHLAVMPDVHLGKGSTIGSVIPTVGAIIPAAVGVDIGCGMIAARTSLTAADLPDNLHGLRCAIEKAVPHGRTVGRGMRDKGAWDSVPKQADQAWAALNPRFKAITDKYPKLANTNNRGHLGTLGSGNHFIEVCLDETNRVWFMLHSGSRGVGNAIGNLFIQLAQADMRQHIANLPDRDLAYFEEGSRHFDDYVEAVGWAQDFARQNRALMMHAVIQATRKVISKPFEVALEAVNCHHNYVQKERHFGQEILVTRKGAVSAQKGELGIIPGSMGAKSFIVRGLGNEQSFCSCSHGAGRVMSRTKAKSLFTVADQIRATAHVECRKDASVIDEIPMAYKDIDHVMHAQRELVEVLHTLRQVVCVKG
- a CDS encoding DUF6282 family protein, which produces MSASTAAAPASRARFIDVHYHAGPDAYLRRHSALQAGHHYQALDGWVVLKNHLGCTAAQAWEAREQGLPVSGSIVLNEIAGGLDWRVVERSLCQHGAVDLRFVVHLPTVTGRSHTSRLARSLSHSILTERPIKPLTVSDSSGQLNLATLELLRMSRDYPVVISTGHANREEVLRLVEAADRLQVPRLMLNQPANPLTGLNAQDLLDLGSLPSLYIEQTALTYLLGYQSKEDFSKVLRDVPRVIYSSDLGQTSQPDIRPWLEMSGQWFKEFEMSAERVESIIRSCPLEMLSH
- a CDS encoding metallophosphoesterase; the encoded protein is MFEISEVTRVKRFAANTVGQDFAVGDIHGHFTRLQAALDAARFNPSVDRLFSVGDLIDRGPECCDALKWLDEPWFHPVCGNHDDYVVHFDTCDVDSWIFNGGLWFTGLSLSEKKEFATKFAELPIAIEVETAQGLIGIVHADCPFPSWGQLVGELESPESSQRLLQVQNRCMWSRNRLEQKETQGVEGLRALIVGHTPIRKPVRLGNVMHIDTAGWKPDAGYFTLLDLDTLEAAA